A region from the Drosophila takahashii strain IR98-3 E-12201 chromosome 2L, DtakHiC1v2, whole genome shotgun sequence genome encodes:
- the tutl gene encoding LOW QUALITY PROTEIN: protein turtle (The sequence of the model RefSeq protein was modified relative to this genomic sequence to represent the inferred CDS: deleted 2 bases in 2 codons), protein MGVCADLGSHRWCRALSTTHQSEQLEKEQQQSLEIPARRTTRIPATKTLTASPAKTAAFTVKTTRRRRSLPIWKGQGSTPTIQVLQFVLVSLLALLAKNAQAHNIPEDAVHITAILGEGVIFNCHVEFPNDHPVPYVLQWDKKVSETGSDLPIYIWYESYPEHIEEGYKGRVSRVSQDSPFGSASLNLTNIRESDQGWYECKVVFLNRDPKQHKNGTWFHLDVHAPPRFSVTPEDIIYVNLGDSIILNCQADGTPTPEILWYKDANPVDPSPTVGIFNDGTELRISTIRHEDIGEYTCIARNGEGQVSHTARVIIAGGAVIMVPPTNQTKNEGEKVIFSCEAKAMPGNVTVRWYREGSPVREVAALETRVTIRKDGSLIINPIKPDDSGQYLCEVTNGIGDPQSASAYLSVEYPAKVTFTPTVQYLPFRLAGVVQCYIKSSPQLQYVTWTKDKRLLEPYQMKDIVVMANGSLLFTRVNEEHQGQYSCTPYNALGTAGASGIMDVLVRKPPAFTVEPETLYQRKVGDSVEMHCDALEAEGTERPTIKWQRQEGEQLAESQRNRIKISGGNITIENLRREDFGYYQCVVSNEVATLMAVTQLVIEGTQPHAPYNITGKATESSITLQWLPGYSGGSEYKQDYTIWFREAGVNDWQTISVTPSGSTQVTINGLASGTTYEFQVVGRNVLGDGMMSKVMTVRTLEDAPAAPRNVKAATQPPDSFFQLMPDEAGPKPGPPRNVSVTEVSNGFLITWQSPLERAHIVKFYTIKYRTDAQWKTLNRGQIRPEETQYLVKNLVGGRTYYFRVLANSEKSYESSDEVKFPVPARVKHKAITAGVVGGILFFIVAIILSVCAVKICNKRKRRKQEKEFNMVACRITDARNIAANNHHLHNRSTGSISSGQVPLKNNTEHYRDYESVFIVPGHPVIIKIVQTNPNIKSNRHSHCHLHWIWPPDRCTNCHSIYSSPNLEDGDEDGGGGGGRRRRSVSRIQRSLDGRFILDGDVGAAGKLGYSQQTLESGNVDVVDGGGIFERRNSNVSQKSSSDDGGFLSRRNFITARASWRRPLVASSSQLSLQSAADSAKGFLQGLLKIGGKPSAQSYFNEAAVSGARYQNVHNLYGNPDRSRPLHINTISGSLSQQQQMLYTPSRISRIFSSSPQQLQPHHQQLLLTSGGSGAYPTHFSDLSTVYPPNSAERSSMHNLSSRYRYYSQELPSLRTIQEETRRQQQQKLHPLEDHFVPLQLPSPPSWRSYYQSQASYRPRTRWYPRHHSRLFGSRQQQHEMLSPLPQLNLNLRNSMNPGGLEASPESRSSSSGFGSKNTSNHPGSTSEWRLLPPYRAPPSPPKHCGGYFGGQQAQGQTPHAPAYGSSYPRANTPPYTMAHWLEMISRLNAATDSNLPKPPCPVDVGSVDGHYEFDPATPTPSASSMLREDLNLHIDTHHPYHHHHHTLGPLSGSLLHSYGGRKPRSLPIHLPRYDNVEVRLQAMREEFYAYRKRQAMQQMESVC, encoded by the exons GGCTCCGATCTGCCCATCTACATCTGGTATGAGAGCTATCCGGAGCACATCGAGGAGGGCTACAAGGGACGCGTGTCCCGCGTCTCGCAGGACTCGCCCTTCGGCTCCGCCTCGCTCAACCTGACCAACATCCGGGAATCGGACCAGGGATGGTACGAGTGCAAGGTCGTCTTCCTCAATCGGGACCCCAAGCAGCATAAGAACGGTACATGGTTCCACTTAGACGTACATGCACCGCCGCGCTTTAGTGTTACGCCAGAGGATATTATATACGTTAATTTAG GTGATTCAATTATACTCAATTGCCAGGCAGATGGCACGCCCACGCCGGAAATACTCTGGTACAAGGATGCCAATCCCGTCGATCCCTCGCCCACGGTGGGCATCTTCAACGACGGCACCGAGCTGCGGATCTCCACCATTCGGCACGAGGACATCGGAGAGTACACTTGCATTGCACGCAATGGTGAGGGACAAGTCTCCCATACGGCCCGTGTTATAATCGCGGGCGGCGCTGTAATCATG gtGCCCCCGACCAATCAAACCAAGAACGAGGGCGAAAAAGTGATATTCTCCTGCGAGGCTAAGGCCATGCCCGGGAATGTGACGGTGCGCTGGTACCGCGAGGGCTCCCCCGTCCGGGAGGTGGCCGCCCTGGAGACCCGGGTCACCATCCGCAAGGACGGCTCGCTCATCATCAACCCCATCAAGCCGGACGACTCGGGCCAGTACCTCTGCGAGGTGACCAACGGCATCGGGGATCCGCAGAGCGCCTCCGCCTACCTCAGCGTCGAAT ATCCCGCCAAGGTGACCTTCACGCCCACGGTGCAGTACCTGCCCTTCCGGCTGGCCGGCGTGGTCCAGTGCTACATCAAGTCGAGTCCGCAGCTGCAGTACGTCACCTGGACGAAGGACAAGCGGCTGCTGGAGCCCTACCAGATGAAGGACATCGTGGTGATGGCCAACGGGTCGCTGCTCTTCACGCGGGTGAACGAGGAGCACCAGGGTCAGTACTCCTGTACGCCCTACAATGCCCTGGGAACGGCTGGGGCCTCGGGGATCATGGATGTGCTGGTAAGGAAGCCACCTGCCTTCACCGTCGAACCGGAAACCCTGTACCAGCGGAAGGTGGGCGACAGCGTGGAGATGCACTGCGATGCGCTGGAGGCGGAGGGCACCGAGCGACCCACCATCAAGTGGCAGCGCCAGGAGGGCGAGCAGCTGGCCGAGTCGCAGAGGAACCGGATCAAGATCTCGGGAGGGAATATCACCATCGAGAACCTGCGGCGGGAGGACTTTGGCTACTACCAGTGCGTGGTGTCCAACGAGGTGGCCACCCTGATGGCCGTCACCCAGCTGGTGATCGAGGGCACCCAGCCGCATGCCCCCTACAATATCACCGGCAAGGCCACCGAGTCCTCGATCACGCTGCAATGGCTGCCGGGATATAGCGGGGGATCCGAGTACAAGCAGGACTATACCATCTGGTTTAGAGAGGCGGGTGTTAATGACTGGCAGACCATCTCCGTCACGCCCTCGGGCAGCACACAGGTGACCATCAATGGCCTGGCCTCCGGAACCACCTACGAATTCCAGGTAGTGGGCAGAAATGTCCTTGGCGACGGGATGATGAGCAAAGTGATGACCGTGCGCACCTTGG AAGACGCTCCGGCAGCGCCACGTAATGTCAAGGCTGCAACACAACCGCCCGACTCATTCTTTCAGCTAATGCCAGACGAAGCTG GTCCCAAGCCAGGACCCCCGAGGAATGTGTCCGTTACGGAGGTGTCGAACGGATTCCTCATCACGTGGCAATCGCCGCTGGAGCGGGCGCATATCGTCAAGTTCTACACGATTAAGTACCGGACGGACGCCCAGTGGAAGACCCTCAACCGGGGACAAATACGTCCCGAGGAGACGCAGTATCTGGTGAAGAACCTGGTGGGCGGCAGGACCTACTACTTCCGGGTGCTGGCCAACTCGGAGAAGTCCTACGAGTCCAGCGACGAGGTGAAGTTCCCTGTGCCGGCTCGAGTCAAGCACAAGGCGATTACCGCCGGCGTCGTTGGGGGCATcctgttttttattgttgcgATCATTTTATCGGTTTGTGCCgtaaaaatttgcaataaacgTAAACGACGAAAACAGGAAAAAG AGTTCAACATGGTAGCTTGCAGGATAACGGACGCTCGTAACATTGCCGCCAATAATCATCATTTGCACAATCGCAGTACGGGCTCAATTTCCTCTGGTCAAGTGCCTTTAAAAAA CAATACTGAACATTACCGTGATTATGAAAGCGTTTTTATAGTTCCAGGT CATCCTGTCATAATCAAAATC GTACAAACAAACCCGAATATCAAGTCTAACCGCCATTCTCATTGCCAT CTCCACTGGATCTGGCCACCTGATCGCTGCACCAACTGCCACTCCATCTACAGTTCCCCCAATCTCGAGGATGGCGATGAGgatggaggaggcggaggaggacgACGTAGGCGTTCCGTGAGCCGCATCCAACGAAGCCTCGACGGACGCTTTATTTTGGATGGGGATGTGGGGGCCGCTGGCAAACTGGGTTACTCGCAACAGACCCTGGAGTCCGGCAATGTGGATGTGGTGGATGGTGGTGGTATCTTCGAGCGGCGCAATAGCAACGTCTCGCAGAAATCCTCTAGCGATGATGGGGGCTTCCTGTCGCGGCGCAACTTCATCACGGCTCGAGCTTCGTGGCGTCGCCCCCTGGTGGCCTCCTCCAGTCAGCTGAGTCTCCAGTCGGCCGCAGATTCAGCGAAGGGTTTTCTTCAGGGTCTATTGAAGATTGGAGGCAAACCCTCGGCACAATCCTATTTCAATGAGGCGGCGGTGAGTGGAGCTCGCTATCAGAATGTCCACAACTTGTATGGCAACCCGGATAGAAGTCGACCCCTGCATATAAACACCATCAGTGGTAGTTTgagtcagcagcagcagatgctCTATACCCCCTCGAGGATCTCCAGGATATTCTCCAGTTCGCCCCAGCAATTGCAGCCCCATCATCAGCAACTTTTGCTCACCAGCGGTGGCAGTGGAGCCTATCCCACACACTTCAGCGATCTGAGCACCGTCTATCCCCCGAATTCCGCCGAGCGTTCCTCTATGCACAACCTGAGTAGTCGCTATAGGTACTACTCCCAGGAGCTCCCATCGCTGAGAACCATTCAGGAGGAGACTcgccggcagcagcagcagaagctgcATCCCCTCGAAGATCACTTTGTGCCCCTGCAGCTGCCGTCGCCTCCTTCGTGGCGGAGTTACTACCAATCGCAGGCGAGCTATCGTCCAAGGACCCGGTGGTATCCACGTCATCACTCCAGGCTCTTCGGCAgtcgacagcagcagcacgagATGCTCTCGCCGCTGCCCCAGCTGAATCTCAACCTGAGGAACTCCATGAATCCGGGAGGTTTAGAGGCCTCGCCCGAATCCCGTTCGAGTTCCAGTGGCTTTGGCTCGAAAAACACCTCAAATCACCCAGGGAGCACCAGTGAATGGCGGCTATTACCACCCTATAGAGCTCCACCCTCGCCACCCAAGCACTGCGGTGGTTACTTTGGGGGACAACAGGCCCAGGGACAGACGCCACATGCTCCTGCGTATGGTTCATCCTATCCCCGGGCCAACACTCCACCCTACACAATGGCCCACTGGCTGGAGATGATCTCAAGACTGAATGCCGCCACGGATAGCAATCTGCCCAAGCCGCCGTGTCCCGTGGACGTGGGCAGTGTGGACGGGCACTACGAATTCGACCCGGCCACTCCCACTCCCAGTGCATCCAGCATGCTGCGCGAAGATCTCAATCTGCACATAGATACGCATCATCCctaccatcatcatcatcatacgCTGGGTCCCCTGAGTGGGAGTCTGCTGCACAGTTACGGGGGAAGAAAGCCACGATCTCTGCCGATTCACCTGCCTCGCTACGACAACGTGGAGGTCAGACTTCAGGCCATGAGGGAGGAGTTCTATGCCTACCGCAAACGCCAGGCGATGCAGCAGATGGAGAGCGTTTGCTGA